The proteins below are encoded in one region of Ornithinimicrobium avium:
- a CDS encoding CCA tRNA nucleotidyltransferase — MSTPPTADAALLLRALQHLRPTLPLLTEVGELFTAAGHELALVGGPVRDAFLGRPSPDLDFTTSARPDEIEQVLAGWADTTWDVGRDFGTIGARRGDRTLEITTYRADAYDEDSRKPVVAFGDNLEDDLVRRDFTVNAMALRLPDLTFTDPHDGLGDLARRALRTPHTPEVSFSDDPLRMMRAARFAAQLGLVPAPEVLAAMTGMASRLAIVSAERVREELVKLVLGADPRAGLEVMVDTGLADQVLPELPALRLEVDEHHRHKDVYEHSLTVLDQAIALEDPPLPDDAGAGDTRAQAPAEQDPSEEDRVPGPDLVLRLAALLHDIGKPATRRFEPGGGVSFHHHELVGARMTRSRLKALRFDKETVRAVSRLVELHLRFHGYGSGEWTDSAVRRYVTDAGPLLGRLHKLTRSDSTTRNRRKAARLAATYDHLEERIERLRTEEELRAVRPELDGNQIGEVLGIPPGPLLGRAYKHLLAVRLDQGPLGEDGARRELLRWWARQPESQASATD, encoded by the coding sequence ATGTCCACTCCCCCCACGGCCGACGCGGCCCTGCTGCTGCGTGCGCTGCAGCATCTGCGCCCGACCCTGCCGCTGCTCACCGAGGTCGGCGAGCTGTTCACCGCCGCCGGGCACGAGCTCGCCCTCGTCGGCGGTCCCGTGCGCGACGCCTTCCTCGGCCGGCCCTCGCCCGACCTCGACTTCACCACCTCTGCGCGTCCCGACGAGATCGAGCAGGTGCTCGCCGGCTGGGCGGACACGACGTGGGACGTCGGCCGCGACTTCGGCACGATCGGCGCCCGCCGTGGCGACCGGACGCTGGAGATCACCACCTACCGCGCCGACGCCTACGACGAGGACTCCCGCAAGCCGGTCGTGGCCTTCGGCGACAACCTCGAGGACGACCTCGTCCGCCGCGACTTCACGGTCAACGCGATGGCGCTGCGCCTGCCCGACCTGACCTTCACCGACCCGCACGACGGACTGGGCGACCTGGCCCGCCGGGCGCTGCGCACACCGCATACCCCGGAGGTGTCCTTCAGCGACGACCCGCTGCGGATGATGCGTGCCGCCCGGTTCGCCGCCCAGCTGGGCCTGGTCCCGGCGCCCGAGGTCCTCGCGGCGATGACGGGTATGGCGTCGCGCCTGGCGATCGTCTCCGCCGAGCGGGTGCGTGAGGAGCTGGTCAAGCTCGTGCTGGGCGCCGACCCCCGCGCCGGCCTGGAGGTCATGGTCGACACCGGCCTGGCCGACCAGGTGCTGCCCGAGCTGCCCGCGCTGCGCCTCGAGGTGGACGAGCACCACCGGCACAAGGACGTCTACGAGCACAGCCTCACGGTGCTCGACCAGGCGATCGCGCTGGAGGACCCGCCCCTGCCGGACGACGCCGGCGCGGGGGACACCCGTGCGCAGGCCCCCGCGGAGCAGGACCCGTCCGAGGAGGACCGCGTCCCCGGCCCGGACCTGGTCCTGCGCCTGGCCGCGCTGCTGCACGACATCGGCAAGCCCGCCACCCGGCGCTTCGAGCCCGGCGGCGGGGTCAGCTTCCACCACCACGAGCTGGTGGGCGCCCGGATGACCCGCTCCCGCCTCAAGGCCCTGCGCTTCGACAAGGAGACCGTCAGGGCGGTGTCGCGGCTGGTCGAGCTGCACCTGCGCTTCCACGGCTACGGCTCCGGGGAGTGGACCGACTCGGCGGTGCGCCGCTACGTCACCGACGCCGGGCCCCTGCTGGGGCGGCTGCACAAGCTGACCCGCTCGGACAGCACCACCCGCAACCGCCGCAAGGCCGCCCGCCTGGCGGCCACCTACGACCACCTCGAGGAGCGGATCGAACGGCTGCGGACCGAGGAGGAGCTGCGCGCGGTACGCCCGGAGCTCGACGGCAACCAGATCGGCGAGGTCCTCGGGATCCCGCCCGGCCCGCTTCTCGGACGCGCCTACAAGCATCTGCTCGCGGTCCGGCTCGACCAGGGTCCGCTCGGCGAGGACGGTGCGCGCCGGGAGCTGCTGCGGTGGTGGGCCCGGCAGCCCGAGTCGCAGGCCTCCGCGACGGACTGA
- a CDS encoding DUF6049 family protein, whose product MSAPARRAAWAARPRAAATLVAILTAVTTALVTPVTAVAATSTGTALATTPSAHAPPDQDEVAVEIRVVLDEVDPTVARVGEPVALRGRLVNDGTVRQRLGTVQVRASWTPLGSRAEVADWVGGGEGREAGWVLAEDAVGPVLAPGQTVPFRAQIPAGAMTGLPEDLTALAVEVRARDEDGGGVARLRTVLPVARAEAVPTPLEHAWVVPLTLPAEPALASTDDTERQEAWHAAVGPGSAVRTWLDVLDLPEVSWVVDPALLVQLDPAPGLTPAPEEQAPQDQSPSDATGSATPTGEDAQGTAPATATPAGTATSTGPATSTGPATSTGGQGDGTGEGDQAGDVPDAATTAATAPPPRRSPADQGLDVGGGLGTAGDGARTPTVVTRDVVEDELDVIRDRLERVPAQRLWWLPNADPDVAALLELGVSAPTARAAMRLPLAAHHERVEKLLDRGRHDVAWPALAAPSVDDMTGLDRLWAGRPRGPGGVSVVVLPLESLTGGSRQPVGTAAAPVLGVPDLTGLGVDSRAAGLLATAGDTALAEGIGAAVQQLLADNLAAYLQQPDAPRSLVYGPRRGTEVPHEVLAALSEGLREAPWTAAVGADELLAEAGRIPPVELTGSPPDPEVLGGLAEAVLPQRPALDAGRVRDLVRVDRQLQGLRQVFSDAPSLESWPPVLAQLWSTRWRGEPAAWPTTLRTLRGLSDDAAEGVHVNPSTVNFLSDSGIMQVTVVNDLPVDVEDVRVRVVPDRSLLRIVEQPGPISIGAGSRATVSFTAQAVTRGETTVTAQLTAPNGTRLGDDARVTVRVRPTGVWIYWVLGSAAGLVLVLGLVRALRPRAGATAPTGHDDPGQAQGPEGGAR is encoded by the coding sequence GTGAGCGCCCCTGCCCGCCGAGCAGCGTGGGCGGCTCGCCCGAGGGCGGCCGCGACGCTCGTCGCCATCCTGACAGCGGTGACGACCGCCCTGGTGACGCCCGTGACGGCCGTCGCGGCGACCAGCACCGGCACGGCGCTCGCGACGACTCCCTCCGCGCACGCCCCACCCGACCAGGACGAGGTGGCCGTGGAGATCCGGGTGGTGCTCGACGAGGTGGATCCCACGGTCGCGAGGGTGGGTGAACCGGTCGCGCTGCGCGGGCGGCTCGTCAACGACGGCACCGTCAGGCAGCGGCTCGGCACGGTGCAGGTCCGGGCCTCCTGGACCCCGCTGGGGTCGCGGGCGGAGGTCGCGGACTGGGTCGGCGGGGGCGAGGGCCGGGAGGCCGGGTGGGTCCTGGCCGAGGACGCGGTGGGCCCGGTGCTCGCCCCGGGACAGACCGTGCCCTTCCGCGCCCAGATCCCCGCGGGGGCCATGACGGGGCTGCCCGAGGACCTGACCGCGCTGGCGGTCGAGGTCCGGGCGAGGGACGAGGACGGCGGGGGCGTGGCCCGGCTGCGGACCGTGCTCCCGGTCGCCCGGGCCGAGGCGGTCCCGACCCCGCTCGAGCACGCCTGGGTGGTCCCGCTGACGCTGCCGGCCGAGCCCGCGCTCGCGAGCACCGACGACACGGAGCGGCAGGAGGCCTGGCACGCCGCCGTGGGGCCCGGGTCGGCGGTGCGCACCTGGCTGGACGTCCTCGACCTGCCGGAGGTGAGCTGGGTGGTCGACCCCGCCCTGCTCGTGCAGCTCGACCCCGCCCCGGGCCTGACGCCGGCCCCCGAGGAGCAGGCCCCGCAGGACCAGTCGCCCTCGGACGCCACCGGGTCGGCGACGCCGACCGGGGAGGACGCGCAGGGGACGGCGCCCGCGACGGCGACGCCCGCCGGAACGGCGACGTCCACCGGTCCGGCGACCTCCACCGGTCCGGCGACGTCCACCGGCGGCCAGGGCGACGGGACCGGCGAGGGCGACCAGGCCGGCGACGTCCCCGACGCGGCCACGACGGCCGCGACCGCACCGCCTCCCCGCCGCTCCCCCGCCGACCAGGGCCTGGACGTGGGAGGCGGCCTCGGCACCGCCGGGGACGGCGCGCGGACCCCCACCGTGGTGACGCGGGACGTGGTCGAGGACGAGCTCGACGTGATCAGGGACCGTCTCGAGCGGGTCCCGGCGCAGCGGCTGTGGTGGCTGCCGAACGCGGACCCGGACGTCGCCGCGCTCCTCGAGCTCGGGGTGAGCGCACCGACCGCCCGGGCGGCGATGCGACTGCCGCTGGCCGCGCACCACGAGCGGGTCGAGAAGCTGCTGGACCGCGGCCGCCACGACGTGGCCTGGCCCGCGCTGGCGGCCCCCTCCGTCGACGACATGACCGGGCTGGACCGGCTGTGGGCCGGACGGCCGCGCGGCCCGGGCGGCGTCTCGGTCGTCGTGCTGCCCCTCGAGTCGCTCACCGGCGGGTCCCGCCAACCGGTCGGCACGGCCGCGGCCCCGGTGCTGGGCGTGCCGGACCTCACCGGCCTGGGCGTCGACTCCAGGGCGGCCGGCCTGCTCGCGACCGCCGGCGACACGGCGCTGGCCGAGGGGATCGGCGCGGCGGTCCAGCAGCTCCTCGCGGACAACCTCGCCGCCTACCTCCAGCAGCCCGACGCCCCCCGGTCGCTGGTCTACGGCCCCCGGCGGGGCACCGAGGTGCCGCACGAGGTGCTCGCGGCGCTGTCCGAAGGGCTCCGGGAGGCGCCGTGGACGGCCGCGGTAGGAGCCGACGAGCTGCTCGCGGAGGCCGGGCGGATCCCTCCCGTCGAGCTCACCGGGTCGCCCCCCGACCCGGAGGTGCTCGGTGGTCTCGCCGAGGCCGTCCTGCCGCAGCGCCCGGCGCTGGACGCCGGCCGGGTGCGCGACCTGGTCCGTGTGGACCGGCAGCTCCAGGGCCTGCGCCAGGTGTTCTCCGACGCGCCGAGCCTGGAGTCGTGGCCCCCCGTGCTCGCGCAGCTCTGGTCGACCCGGTGGCGCGGGGAACCGGCGGCCTGGCCGACCACCCTGCGCACCCTGCGCGGGCTGAGCGACGACGCGGCCGAGGGCGTCCACGTCAACCCCAGCACCGTCAACTTCCTCTCCGACAGCGGCATCATGCAGGTCACCGTGGTCAACGACCTGCCGGTGGACGTGGAGGACGTGCGGGTCCGGGTGGTCCCGGACAGGAGCCTGCTGCGCATCGTGGAGCAGCCCGGGCCGATCTCGATCGGCGCGGGCAGCCGCGCCACCGTCTCCTTCACCGCGCAGGCCGTGACGCGCGGGGAGACGACCGTCACCGCGCAGCTGACCGCCCCCAACGGGACACGGCTGGGCGACGACGCCAGGGTCACCGTGCGGGTGCGTCCGACCGGCGTCTGGATCTACTGGGTCCTGGGGTCCGCCGCCGGCCTGGTCCTCGTCCTGGGGCTGGTCCGCGCCCTGCGCCCCCGGGCGGGCGCGACCGCGCCCACCGGCCACGACGACCCGGGCCAGGCGCAGGGCCCCGAGGGAGGAGCGCGATGA
- the sigM gene encoding RNA polymerase sigma factor SigM: protein MTRDLTELDDHTLIRLHVEGDADAFGEIFRRHRDRMWALALRTTRDREMAADAVQDAFLNAFRRAASFRGDAQLTTWLHRITVNASLDRLRRVRPTADIEDHEPVEPRDGHHAVDVRLDVRAALAELPEAQRLALTLVDLHGLSVAEAAAVLEVAEGTVKSRCSRGREAMARILRPTQGPGAEV, encoded by the coding sequence GTGACGAGGGACCTGACCGAGCTCGACGACCACACGTTGATCAGGCTGCACGTGGAGGGCGACGCGGACGCCTTCGGGGAGATCTTCCGCCGGCACCGCGACCGGATGTGGGCGCTGGCGCTGCGCACCACCCGGGACCGGGAGATGGCCGCCGACGCGGTCCAGGACGCCTTCCTCAACGCCTTCCGCCGGGCCGCCTCCTTCCGCGGCGACGCCCAGCTGACCACCTGGCTGCACCGGATCACGGTCAACGCCTCGCTGGACCGGCTGCGTCGCGTCCGTCCGACCGCCGACATCGAGGACCACGAGCCGGTGGAGCCCCGCGACGGTCACCACGCGGTCGACGTGCGGCTCGACGTGCGGGCCGCCCTGGCCGAGCTCCCGGAGGCGCAACGGCTCGCGCTGACCCTGGTCGACCTGCACGGGCTGAGCGTCGCCGAGGCGGCCGCGGTGCTCGAGGTGGCCGAGGGGACGGTCAAGTCGCGCTGCTCGCGGGGCCGGGAGGCGATGGCCAGGATCCTGCGTCCCACGCAGGGGCCGGGGGCCGAGGTATGA
- a CDS encoding NUDIX hydrolase has product MTTASHRQPSVRRLPSVSETSAGGVVIDVHEGRARIAIIARRNRSGRVEWCLPKGHVEPGETLVETAEREVAEETGIEGRVLITLGTIEYWFTTPSHRIHKMVYHYLLEAVGGCLTVDNDPDQEAIDAIWVPLDEVHRKLTFPNERRIAREAWTRLTRSA; this is encoded by the coding sequence ATGACCACCGCCTCGCACCGCCAGCCGTCGGTCAGACGGCTGCCGTCGGTGAGCGAGACCTCCGCGGGCGGGGTCGTGATCGACGTGCACGAGGGGCGGGCGCGGATCGCGATCATCGCGCGGCGCAACCGGTCCGGACGGGTGGAGTGGTGCCTGCCCAAGGGTCACGTCGAGCCGGGCGAGACCCTCGTGGAGACGGCCGAGCGCGAGGTCGCCGAGGAGACGGGGATCGAGGGGCGGGTGCTCATCACGCTCGGCACGATCGAGTACTGGTTCACCACCCCCTCCCACCGGATCCACAAGATGGTCTACCACTACCTGCTCGAGGCGGTCGGCGGCTGCCTGACCGTGGACAACGACCCGGACCAGGAGGCCATCGACGCGATCTGGGTGCCGCTGGACGAGGTGCACCGCAAGCTGACCTTCCCCAACGAGCGCCGCATCGCACGGGAGGCGTGGACGCGCCTGACCCGGAGCGCCTGA
- a CDS encoding lipid II flippase MurJ → MSGSQDSSASRDGAASQGSAASLARSSLVMAGGTLVSRVLGLLRVSLLTAAIGLTTPAANVWQAANSLPNTIYVLLAAGVLNVVLLPQITRALLRGEQGKDYTDRLLTLALSVLVVGTVVFVAAAPFVTKLYNLEWPWGGPELSLAILFAYLCIPQILFYGLHTLMGQVLAAHHRFAAFMWSPALANVVALSGIVVFMRRYPGAAVPPTQGGIPLDAWTPGMIWLLAGSATLGILLQAVVLVPAVRSTGFTWRFRWGFRGVGLGSASRMAGWSLADVGLSQLGMLFVYNVLAWVAVAAPTAPAKAAYDNAFLIYILPHSLIALSLLTAIYPVLSKAAARDALDEMAQHTARGMRLLVTSMVPLALAMIVLAPYVVRVIFPENADPRDMAPILTVLTVGLVPYGVYLLCARVFYSFEDARTPLNFQMAITGVLLVVLLLARLTSPATAAVLVGAGQALGQTTAAVLGVRAVRRRLPGVDLHGVLRTGLRAVAAAAAAAVPTWLLMRVLVPRELVRTASIGLPEWLQVVVPLAACGILFLLVYAVCAHLLGVAELAEAAAPLLRRVPGGQRLLARSTSGEGSGEASGRGDDHAGGDRGDPGGGRAPHTEPSVPPGDDSGVLPLLPWHDIPWEGSGEAADEDHPSSASRAAEGSAAGTLGWDRPASSGDGGKDEDMDRLEVGTVLGERYALDELLARRDGGSLEYWSARDVTLGRLVAVTVLPATGEFEATAQAALDGARRVASVDDPRLVRVLDVGTEDGLSWVVEEGLSEAESLASLVAEEPLAAEEVRRIVGEAAAGLESARRRGLHHLYLNPHSVLRTSDGTVKISGVGVASALEGTDDVTSAEASIIDTADLVSLLYTGLTGRWPGEDLPGLRPARRLADGSLLAPSEVVGGVPGDLDALCRMVHGTDSAMGGLPRTPGELARQLAPWSSEMVRGTRPTSFSAPSEPSDRGAAPASSTASAVAAATHPTDTEHLPAGEGDDPDATTRVPRPPREDGALGRHDRATHGSARGDDRTGGIFGVGADDRAADPLPDEARGRPSAAELLGVRSTGERISPRTDRPVRPAPQVADRGAGPDASGLREERGTGAQTAAIMLVLVGLLGLVAVLGWSALRGLGDDTPPAGVPTTASATDGTRSTAGAGAAGEGKDGPTGSADAQDTPTAAAPAAGGGLPVLGIDSFDPQGDGDENAADAPLAVDGDPDTAWSSQTYLSPGWGGLKTGTGLVLDLGEGAQVSEVEVQLGEGDVGVTAYLADQPTIAGATELGSDDAASGTWTVTPDEPATGRYLVVWFTRAWTSPEGEVVSVREITVR, encoded by the coding sequence ATGAGCGGCTCGCAGGACAGCTCGGCGTCACGGGACGGCGCGGCCTCGCAGGGCAGCGCAGCCTCCCTGGCCCGGTCCAGCCTGGTGATGGCCGGCGGCACGCTGGTCTCCCGCGTGCTCGGGCTGCTGCGCGTGTCCCTGCTCACCGCCGCGATCGGCCTGACCACTCCCGCGGCCAACGTCTGGCAGGCGGCGAACTCGCTGCCCAACACCATCTACGTGCTGCTGGCGGCCGGCGTCCTCAACGTCGTCCTGCTCCCGCAGATCACCCGGGCGCTGCTGCGCGGCGAGCAGGGCAAGGACTACACCGACCGGCTGCTGACGCTGGCGCTGAGCGTGCTCGTCGTCGGGACGGTCGTCTTCGTGGCGGCGGCCCCGTTCGTCACCAAGCTCTACAACCTGGAGTGGCCCTGGGGCGGTCCGGAGCTGAGCCTGGCGATCCTGTTCGCCTACCTGTGCATCCCGCAGATCCTCTTCTACGGGCTGCACACCCTGATGGGCCAGGTCCTCGCCGCGCACCACCGGTTCGCGGCGTTCATGTGGTCCCCGGCCCTCGCCAACGTGGTGGCGCTGAGCGGCATCGTCGTCTTCATGCGCCGCTACCCCGGCGCGGCCGTGCCGCCCACGCAGGGCGGCATCCCGCTGGACGCGTGGACGCCCGGCATGATCTGGCTGCTGGCCGGCTCGGCGACCCTGGGCATCCTGCTCCAGGCGGTCGTGCTGGTCCCGGCCGTGCGCAGCACGGGCTTCACCTGGCGCTTCCGGTGGGGCTTCCGGGGCGTGGGCCTGGGCTCGGCCTCGCGGATGGCCGGCTGGTCGCTGGCGGACGTGGGCCTGAGCCAGCTGGGCATGCTGTTCGTCTACAACGTGCTGGCCTGGGTCGCGGTCGCCGCGCCCACCGCCCCGGCCAAGGCGGCCTACGACAACGCCTTCCTCATCTACATCCTCCCGCACTCCCTGATCGCGCTGTCGCTGCTGACCGCGATCTACCCGGTGCTGTCCAAGGCCGCCGCGCGCGACGCGCTGGACGAGATGGCCCAGCACACGGCGCGGGGCATGCGGCTGCTGGTGACCTCGATGGTGCCGCTCGCCCTGGCGATGATCGTGCTCGCCCCCTACGTGGTGCGCGTGATCTTCCCCGAGAACGCCGACCCGCGGGACATGGCGCCGATCCTCACCGTGCTCACCGTCGGACTGGTGCCCTACGGGGTCTACCTGCTCTGCGCCCGCGTCTTCTACTCCTTCGAGGACGCCCGCACCCCGCTGAACTTCCAGATGGCGATCACCGGCGTGCTCCTCGTCGTCCTGCTCCTCGCCCGCCTCACCTCCCCGGCGACCGCGGCGGTGCTGGTCGGGGCGGGTCAGGCGCTGGGTCAGACGACCGCGGCCGTCCTGGGGGTGCGCGCCGTGCGCCGGCGCCTGCCCGGCGTCGACCTGCACGGCGTGCTCCGCACCGGCCTGCGCGCGGTGGCCGCGGCCGCCGCGGCCGCGGTCCCCACCTGGCTGCTCATGCGGGTGCTCGTGCCCAGGGAGCTGGTGCGCACCGCGAGCATCGGCCTGCCCGAGTGGCTCCAGGTGGTCGTCCCGCTCGCGGCCTGCGGGATCCTCTTCCTGCTCGTGTATGCCGTGTGCGCCCACCTCCTCGGGGTCGCCGAGCTCGCCGAGGCCGCCGCCCCGCTGCTGCGGCGGGTGCCCGGCGGGCAGCGGCTGCTCGCGCGGAGCACGTCCGGCGAGGGTTCGGGGGAGGCGTCCGGCCGGGGCGACGACCACGCGGGCGGCGACCGCGGCGACCCCGGGGGCGGGCGGGCACCCCATACCGAGCCGTCGGTGCCCCCGGGCGACGACAGCGGGGTGCTCCCGCTCCTGCCGTGGCACGACATACCCTGGGAGGGATCCGGGGAGGCGGCCGACGAGGACCATCCCTCGAGCGCGTCCCGGGCAGCGGAGGGGTCCGCTGCGGGCACACTAGGGTGGGACCGGCCCGCGAGCAGCGGGGACGGCGGGAAGGACGAGGACATGGACAGGCTCGAGGTGGGCACCGTCCTGGGGGAGCGCTATGCCCTCGACGAGCTGCTGGCCCGACGCGACGGCGGGAGCCTGGAGTACTGGTCCGCCCGGGACGTCACGCTGGGCCGGCTGGTGGCGGTCACGGTGCTGCCCGCCACCGGCGAGTTCGAGGCGACCGCCCAGGCCGCCCTCGACGGCGCGCGCCGCGTCGCCTCCGTGGACGACCCGAGGCTGGTCCGGGTGCTCGACGTCGGCACCGAGGACGGTCTGAGCTGGGTCGTCGAGGAGGGTCTGAGCGAGGCCGAGTCGCTCGCCTCCCTCGTCGCCGAGGAGCCGCTGGCCGCCGAGGAGGTCCGCCGCATCGTCGGCGAGGCCGCGGCCGGCCTGGAGTCCGCCCGCCGCCGCGGCCTGCACCACCTCTACCTCAACCCGCACTCGGTGCTGCGCACCAGCGACGGCACGGTCAAGATCTCGGGGGTCGGGGTGGCCTCGGCGCTGGAGGGGACCGACGACGTCACCTCCGCGGAGGCCTCGATCATCGACACCGCCGACCTGGTGTCCCTGCTCTACACCGGCCTGACCGGCCGGTGGCCCGGGGAGGACCTGCCCGGGCTGCGCCCCGCGCGCCGCCTGGCCGACGGGTCGCTGCTCGCTCCCTCGGAGGTCGTCGGGGGCGTGCCCGGCGACCTGGACGCGCTGTGCCGGATGGTGCACGGCACGGACAGCGCGATGGGCGGCCTGCCCCGCACCCCCGGCGAGCTGGCCCGCCAGCTCGCGCCGTGGTCCTCGGAGATGGTCCGGGGCACCCGTCCCACCTCCTTCAGCGCCCCCTCCGAGCCCTCCGACCGGGGCGCCGCGCCGGCGTCGTCGACGGCCAGTGCGGTCGCGGCCGCGACCCACCCGACGGACACCGAGCACCTGCCCGCCGGCGAGGGCGACGACCCGGACGCGACCACCCGGGTGCCCCGGCCTCCCCGCGAGGACGGCGCCCTCGGGCGCCACGACCGCGCCACCCACGGATCCGCGCGCGGCGACGACCGCACCGGCGGCATCTTCGGGGTCGGCGCCGACGACCGGGCCGCCGACCCGCTCCCTGACGAGGCGCGCGGACGACCCTCCGCCGCCGAGCTCCTGGGGGTCCGCAGCACCGGGGAGCGGATCTCCCCGCGCACCGACCGCCCCGTCCGGCCCGCCCCGCAGGTCGCGGACCGCGGAGCCGGCCCGGACGCCTCCGGCCTGCGCGAGGAGCGCGGCACCGGCGCGCAGACCGCGGCCATCATGCTCGTGCTCGTCGGTCTGCTCGGCCTGGTCGCCGTCCTGGGGTGGAGCGCGCTGCGGGGTCTCGGGGACGACACCCCACCGGCGGGCGTTCCCACGACGGCCTCCGCCACCGACGGCACGCGGTCGACCGCAGGGGCGGGCGCGGCCGGCGAGGGCAAGGACGGGCCGACCGGTTCCGCAGATGCGCAGGACACCCCGACAGCGGCCGCGCCGGCCGCCGGCGGCGGCCTGCCGGTGCTCGGCATCGACTCCTTCGATCCGCAGGGCGACGGCGACGAGAACGCCGCCGACGCCCCTCTCGCCGTGGATGGCGACCCGGACACGGCCTGGAGCTCGCAGACCTACCTCTCCCCCGGCTGGGGCGGCCTGAAGACCGGCACCGGCCTCGTCCTCGACCTGGGCGAGGGTGCGCAGGTCAGCGAGGTCGAGGTGCAGCTCGGCGAGGGCGACGTGGGCGTGACGGCATACCTCGCCGACCAGCCGACGATCGCGGGCGCGACCGAGCTCGGCAGCGACGACGCCGCGAGCGGCACCTGGACGGTGACGCCGGACGAGCCGGCCACCGGGCGCTACCTCGTCGTGTGGTTCACCCGCGCGTGGACCTCCCCCGAGGGAGAGGTCGTCAGCGTGCGGGAGATCACCGTCAGGTGA
- the trxA gene encoding thioredoxin, with translation MAITQTSDATFTEDVLQHDGPVLVDFWAPWCGPCKMVAPILEELSEQWGDKLKVVKLNTDDNPQTTQAYGITGIPTINVYSGGEVVKSLVGALPKKKLAQEMEQFTA, from the coding sequence ATGGCTATCACGCAGACCAGCGACGCCACCTTCACCGAGGACGTCCTCCAGCACGACGGCCCCGTGCTCGTCGACTTCTGGGCGCCCTGGTGCGGCCCGTGCAAGATGGTCGCCCCCATCCTGGAGGAGCTCTCCGAGCAGTGGGGCGACAAGCTGAAGGTCGTCAAGCTCAACACCGACGACAACCCGCAGACCACCCAGGCCTACGGCATCACCGGCATCCCGACGATCAACGTCTACTCCGGCGGCGAGGTGGTCAAGAGCCTCGTCGGCGCGCTGCCGAAGAAGAAGCTGGCTCAGGAGATGGAGCAGTTCACCGCCTGA
- the trxB gene encoding thioredoxin-disulfide reductase: MTFPIEVTPTTPQPAGDEVRDVIIIGSGPAGYTAAVYAARANLAPLVFEGSVTAGGALMNTTDVENFPGFATGIMGPELMMNMREQAERFGAELLREDVVAVDLAGPVKTVTDGEGTVHRTRTVILAMGSAYRQLGLPEEQVLSGHGVSWCATCDGAFFRDQDIVVVGGGDSAMEEATFLSRFGRTVTVVHRRDELRASKIMVERALNDPKISFIWNSEVVALHGDPKLSSITLRDTVTGEIRELETPGLFIAIGHDPRSELVAGQVALDDEGYVLVEGRGTATSVPGVFACGDLVDHTYRQAITAAGTGCSAALDAERHLASVLAPV, translated from the coding sequence ATGACGTTCCCCATCGAGGTCACGCCGACCACCCCCCAGCCTGCGGGCGACGAGGTGCGCGACGTCATCATCATCGGCTCCGGCCCGGCGGGCTACACCGCCGCGGTGTATGCCGCGCGCGCGAACCTCGCGCCCCTCGTCTTCGAGGGCTCGGTCACGGCCGGCGGCGCGCTGATGAACACCACCGACGTCGAGAACTTCCCCGGCTTCGCCACCGGCATCATGGGTCCCGAGCTGATGATGAACATGCGCGAGCAGGCCGAGCGGTTCGGCGCCGAGCTGCTGCGCGAGGACGTCGTCGCGGTCGACCTGGCCGGTCCGGTCAAGACGGTGACCGACGGGGAGGGCACCGTCCACCGCACCCGCACGGTCATCCTGGCGATGGGTTCGGCCTATCGTCAGCTGGGGCTGCCCGAGGAGCAGGTCCTCTCCGGCCACGGCGTGTCGTGGTGCGCGACCTGCGACGGAGCCTTCTTCCGCGACCAGGACATCGTGGTCGTCGGCGGCGGGGACTCGGCCATGGAGGAGGCCACCTTCCTGAGCCGTTTCGGACGCACCGTCACCGTCGTGCACCGCCGCGACGAGCTGCGCGCGAGCAAGATCATGGTCGAGCGTGCCCTGAACGATCCGAAGATCAGCTTCATCTGGAACTCCGAGGTCGTGGCCCTGCACGGGGACCCCAAGCTGTCCTCGATCACGTTGCGGGACACCGTGACCGGTGAGATCCGTGAGCTGGAGACCCCGGGCCTGTTCATCGCCATCGGCCACGACCCGCGCAGCGAGCTGGTGGCCGGACAGGTGGCCCTGGACGACGAGGGCTACGTGCTCGTGGAGGGCCGCGGCACCGCCACCAGCGTCCCGGGCGTCTTCGCCTGCGGGGACCTGGTCGACCACACCTACCGGCAGGCGATCACCGCTGCCGGGACCGGCTGCTCGGCAGCCCTCGACGCCGAGCGGCACCTCGCCTCGGTGCTCGCCCCCGTCTGA